The following are encoded in a window of Solibacillus sp. FSL R7-0668 genomic DNA:
- the galE gene encoding UDP-glucose 4-epimerase GalE, whose protein sequence is MILVVGGAGYIGSQVVKLLVNTEQVIVYDNLSTGHREAVAEHAIFVQGDIRDEVKLTQLFSLFPIDAVFHFASACSAEESVPNPAHYYENNVGATLHLLKVMRAYKVNKMIYSSTAAIYQPIAQGLLHEESTISPVNPYGRSMRMVEQILEDYAAAYDFQCTVLRYFNVAGVDAFAQNGDSHAPETHLIPLVLRHLSGETETVQIYGDDYDTADGTYIRDYLCVADLAKAHILAFEALMMEQKPFTIYNVGNERGYSVKEIIQLCEQVTQKKATIEIAKRRNGEPAQLIASAKKIRQALGWEAEKDLHIMVEHAWNWHLLQKY, encoded by the coding sequence TTGATTTTAGTTGTTGGTGGTGCGGGTTATATTGGGAGTCAGGTTGTAAAGCTATTAGTAAATACAGAGCAGGTTATTGTATACGATAATTTATCGACAGGGCATCGTGAGGCTGTAGCTGAACATGCCATTTTTGTCCAAGGGGATATCAGGGATGAGGTGAAGTTAACACAATTATTTTCACTTTTTCCAATTGATGCTGTTTTCCATTTTGCTTCGGCTTGTTCAGCAGAGGAGTCCGTCCCAAATCCTGCGCATTATTATGAAAATAATGTAGGGGCTACACTGCATTTACTCAAGGTGATGCGTGCCTATAAAGTGAATAAAATGATTTATTCTTCTACGGCTGCAATCTATCAGCCGATTGCACAAGGGCTGCTTCATGAAGAAAGCACCATTAGTCCAGTCAATCCGTATGGACGCTCTATGCGAATGGTGGAGCAAATTTTAGAAGATTATGCGGCAGCTTATGATTTTCAGTGTACGGTTTTACGCTATTTTAATGTTGCAGGAGTGGATGCCTTTGCGCAAAATGGAGATAGTCATGCACCTGAAACGCATTTAATCCCTCTTGTTTTGAGGCATTTATCTGGTGAGACAGAGACGGTCCAAATTTATGGCGATGATTATGACACAGCAGATGGCACCTATATTCGAGACTATCTCTGTGTTGCAGATTTGGCCAAAGCACATATTTTAGCGTTTGAAGCTTTAATGATGGAGCAAAAGCCTTTTACGATTTATAATGTAGGCAATGAGCGCGGCTATTCTGTAAAAGAAATTATTCAACTATGTGAACAGGTGACGCAAAAAAAGGCGACGATTGAAATAGCCAAAAGACGTAATGGTGAACCAGCGCAACTTATAGCATCGGCGAAAAAAATAAGACAAGCACTAGGTTGGGAAGCCGAGAAGGATCTACACATAATGGTTGAACATGCCTGGAATTGGCATCTGCTTCAGAAATATTGA